A region of Epinephelus fuscoguttatus linkage group LG1, E.fuscoguttatus.final_Chr_v1 DNA encodes the following proteins:
- the LOC125892040 gene encoding ADP-ribosylation factor-like protein 8B, which yields MLALINRLLDWFRSLFWKEEMELTLVGLQYSGKTTFVNVIASGQFSEDMIPTVGFNMRKVTKGNVTIKIWDIGGQPRFRSMWERYCRGVNAIVYMVDAADRDKIEASRNELHNLLDKPQLQGIPVLVLGNKRDLPNALDEKQLIEKMNLSAIQDREICCYSVSCKEKDNIDITLQWLIQHSKSRRS from the exons ATGCTGGCCCTCATAAACAGGCTGTTGGACTGGTTCAGGTCCCTCTTTTGGAAGGAAGAGATGGAGCTGACGTTGGTGGGACTTCAGTACTCCGGAAAGACCACATTCGTCAATGTGATTGCA TCAGGCCAGTTCAGTGAAGACATGATTCCCACAGTTGGTTTCAACATGCGGAAGGTCACTAAAGGCAATGTGACAATAAAG ATATGGGACATAGGTGGACAGCCTCGCTTCAGAAGCATGTGGGAGCGCTACTGTCGAGGAGTCAATGCTATTGT TTACATGGTGGATGCAGCAGACCGAGACAAGATAGAAGCTTCCAGAAATGAACTGCACAACCTTTTAGACAAACCACAGCTACAAGGAATTCCT gttCTAGTACTGGGCAACAAACGAGACCTACCCAATGCACTTGATGAGAAGCAGCTCATTGAAAAAAT GAATCTATCTGCCATCCAGGACCGAGAGATCTGCTGCTATTCTGTCTCCTGCAAAGAGAAAGACAATATAG ATATCACGCTGCAGTGGCTCATCCAGCATTCAAAGTCACGGAgaagctga